The sequence TGAGCGTCGGCGAGGGATTCCCGCGCCTTGGCGGCCACGTTCTCGGCGGTGAAGCCGAACTCGCGGAAGAGCAGCTTGCCGTCCGCGGAGGCACCGAAGTGCTCCAGGGACACGATGCGGCCGGCGTCCCCCACGTACTTGTGCCAGGTGAGCCCGATGCCCGCCTCCACGGCGACGCGGGCCTTCACGGACGGCGGCAGCACGGAGTCCCGGTACCCCTGGTCCTGCTGCTCGAACCACTCGACGGACGGCATCGAGACGACACGCGTGGGAACGCCGTCGGCCTGCAGCTGCTCACGCGCCTCCACGGCCACGTGCACCTCGGAACCGGTGGCGATCAGGATGACCTGCGGCTCGCCGCCGTCGGCCTCGAACAGGACGTAGCCGCCCTTGGCCGCGTCCTCGTTCGGCTCGTACGCCGGCACGCCCTGGCGGGTGAGCGCGAGGCCGTGCGGCTGGCCCTTGCCGAACTCCTTGGTCCAGCGGCCCAGGATCTCGCGCCAGGCGATGGCGGTCTCGTTGGCGTCGGCCGGGCGGACGATGTTCAGGCCCGGGATGGCGCGCAGCGAGGCCAGGTGCTCGACCGGCTGGTGGGTGGGGCCGTCCTCGCCGAGGCCGATGGAGTCGTGCGTCCACACGAACGTCACCGGCAGGTGCATGAGGGCCGACAGGCGCACGGCGTTGCGCATGTAGTCGGAGAAGACGAGGAAGGTGCCGCCGTAGACACGGGTGTTGCCGTGCAGGGCGATGCCGTTCAGCTCGGCGCCCATGGAGTGCTCGCGGATGCCGAAGTGGATGGTGCGGCCGTACGGGTCGGCCTCCGGCAGCGGGTTGCCCGCGGGCAGGAACGAGCTGTCCTTGTCGATGGTGGTGTTGTTCGACCCGGCGAGGTCGGCGGAGCCGCCCCACAGCTCGGGGATCACCGCGCCGAGCGCCTGGAGCACCTTGCCGGACGCGGCACGCGTGGCCACGCTCTTGCCGGGCTCGAAGACCGGGAGCTTCTCCTCCCAGCCGGCGGGCAGCTCGCCCTTGCCGATCCGGTCGAACTCGGCGGCCCGCTCCGGGTTGGCCTCGCGCCAGACCTGGAGGGACTTCTCCCACTCGGCCTTCGCCTCGGCACCGCGCTCCAGCGCCTTGCGGGTGTGGGAGATGACCTCGTCGGCGACCTCGAAGCTCTGCTCCGGGTCGAAGCCGAGGACGCGCTTGGTGGCCGCGACCTCGTCGTCGCCCAGCGCCGAGCCGTGCGCGGCCTCGGTGTTCTGCGCGTTCGGGGCCGGCCAGGCGATGATCGAGCGCATCGCGATGAAGGACGGCCGGTCGGTGACCCGCTTGGCCTCCTGGATCGCGGCGAAGATCGCCGCCGGGTCCAGGTCGCCGTTCTCCTGGGCCTCCACCCGCTGCACGTGCCAGCCGTAGGCCTCGTACCGCTTGACGGTGTCCTCCGAGACGGCCGTCTCGGTGTCGCCCTCGATCGAGATGTGGTTGTCGTCCCACAGCAGGACCAGGTTGCCCAGCTTCTGGTGGCCGGCCAGCGAGGACGCCTCGGCGGCGATGCCCTCCTGGAGGCAGCCGTCACCGGCGATGCAGTAGACGAAGTGGTCGAAGGGGGACTCGCCGGCCGGCGCCTCCGGGTCGAACAGACCGCGTTCGTAACGGGCGGCCATCGCCATGCCCACCGCGTTGGCCACACCCTGGCCCAGCGGGCCGGTGGTGGTCTCCACACCCTTGGTGTGCCCGTACTCCGGGTGGCCCGGGGTCTTCGAACCCCACGTCCGGAAGGCCTTCAGGTCGTCCAGCTCCAGGCCGAAGCCGGCCAGGTAGAGCTGGGTGTAGAGGGTCAGGGACGAGTGGCCGGCGGACAGCACGAAGCGGTCGCGCCCGACCCACTCCGGGTCGGCCGGGTCGTGCCGCATCACCTTCTGGAAGAGGGTGTAGGCGGCGGGGGCCAGGCTCATCGCCGTACCGGGATGGCCGTTGCCGACCTTCTGTACGGCGTCTGCGGCCAGGACACGGGCGGTGTCCACGGCCCGCTGGTCCAGCTCGGTCCACTCAAGGTCTGTGGTGGTCGGCTTGGTGCTCACCCTGGGTCAGGGCTCCTCTCCACATGTCGGTCGCCGGTCGTCGGGCATGCGCCCCACCCGGCCGCCGACGGGCTTGTCGCCCGACGGCCGTTGTCGAGCCTACCCCCGTGAGGACGTGCGTTTTTTCGAGTGTTTCCAGACTGACGGGAGTCGCCGGGATCCGCCTCCCGACTGGGCGGAACGGCATTCGGCACATGAATAAGGAGCCGCTCATCTGACCGCTCAGGAGAGCTTTCCCGCGCACGGAGGATCACGCCTTTCCGGACGGGTCCGAGCGGGTCCGCGCACGTGTGTACGGAGGGCCCCGCCAACACGACCCCACCCCCGCGAAGGCCGGGGTATGGGCAACGTCTAAAGTGGCGTGGTACGCGCGAGCCTCGACCCGGAGTGTCCGGCGGGGAGGCTCGCTGGGATGTCTCTGTCAGGGGTGTGCGTGACGGCCGTCGAATCCCGTCCTGGGGGTCCCTCCCAGGCCCTCAAGGCCCTGGGGGAGGGTGCACTCGGTGATGCGAGCCAGGGCCCGGTTCACCGGTCGTTCGGGGCCCGTGTCAAGGCGTTCGTGGCGCTGACCAAGCCGCGGATCATCGAGTTGCTGCTCATCACCACCGTTCCGGTGATGTTCCTGGCGCAGCAGGGTGTGCCCGACCTGAAGCTGGTCCTGCTCACCTGCCTCGGCGGCTATCTGTCGGCGGGCGGCGCCAACGCGCTCAACATGTACATCGACCGGGACATCGACGCCCTGATGGACCGCACCTCGCAGCGTCCGCTGGTGACCGGGATGGTCAGCCCGCGCGAGTGCATGGCGTTCGGCATCTCCCTGGCGGTCGTCTCGACGCTGCTGTTCGGGCTCACCGTCAACTGGCTGAGCGCCTGGCTGTCACTCGGGGCGCTCCTCTTCTACGTCGTCGTCTACACGATGATCCTCAAGCGGCGCACGTCGCAGAACATCGTGTGGGGCGGCATCGCGGGCTGCATGCCGGTGCTGATCGGCTGGTCGTCCGTCACGAACTCGCTGTCGTGGGCGCCGGTCATCCTCTTCCTCGTCATGTTCTTCTGGACTCCGCCGCACTACTGGCCGCTGTCCATGAAGGTCAGGGAGGACTACGCGCGCGTCGGCGTGCCGATGCTGCCGGTCATCGCCTCCAACAAGGTCGTCGCCCGGCAGATCGTCATCTACAGCTGGGTGATGGTCGTCGTCTCCCTGCTGCTGACGCCGCTCGGCTACACCGGCTGGTTCTACACGGCCGTCGCGCTCGCGGCGGGCGGCTGGTGGCTGTGGGAGGCGCACGCGCTGCAGAACCGTGCCAAGGCCGAGGCCACCGGCACGAAGCTGAAGGAGATGCGGCTCTTCCACTGGTCCATCACCTATGTGTCGCTGCTGTTCGTGGCGGTCGCGGTGGACCCCTTCCTGCGCTGACCCGCACCGGGCGTACGTCACAGCGCCCTGCTCTCGCCAGTCGATCTACCGGTGAGTAGCATCCTGGGCATGGCAGACACGCAGCAGGTTGACGCGAGGGCCGAGCGCACGGTGTCCCGGCTCGCCCACCGGATCGGTGCCTTCGCCAAGGCGCACGGCGGCGCGGAGGGCCAGGTGGCCCACATCGGCGAACGCGGCGCCCGCATCGTCCTCGTCGGCGAGGACGGCGGCTGGGGCGACCTGGTGGCCCCGACGTACGCCATCGCCGAGCAGGCGGTGGCCAAGTCCGGCATCACGGTCCACGAGTCCTTCGACGGCGAGTTCGCGGCGAAGGTGACCACGGGGCCGTACGAGTGGAAGCGGAT comes from Streptomyces sp. SCL15-4 and encodes:
- a CDS encoding heme o synthase, with product MCVTAVESRPGGPSQALKALGEGALGDASQGPVHRSFGARVKAFVALTKPRIIELLLITTVPVMFLAQQGVPDLKLVLLTCLGGYLSAGGANALNMYIDRDIDALMDRTSQRPLVTGMVSPRECMAFGISLAVVSTLLFGLTVNWLSAWLSLGALLFYVVVYTMILKRRTSQNIVWGGIAGCMPVLIGWSSVTNSLSWAPVILFLVMFFWTPPHYWPLSMKVREDYARVGVPMLPVIASNKVVARQIVIYSWVMVVVSLLLTPLGYTGWFYTAVALAAGGWWLWEAHALQNRAKAEATGTKLKEMRLFHWSITYVSLLFVAVAVDPFLR
- the tkt gene encoding transketolase — protein: MSTKPTTTDLEWTELDQRAVDTARVLAADAVQKVGNGHPGTAMSLAPAAYTLFQKVMRHDPADPEWVGRDRFVLSAGHSSLTLYTQLYLAGFGLELDDLKAFRTWGSKTPGHPEYGHTKGVETTTGPLGQGVANAVGMAMAARYERGLFDPEAPAGESPFDHFVYCIAGDGCLQEGIAAEASSLAGHQKLGNLVLLWDDNHISIEGDTETAVSEDTVKRYEAYGWHVQRVEAQENGDLDPAAIFAAIQEAKRVTDRPSFIAMRSIIAWPAPNAQNTEAAHGSALGDDEVAATKRVLGFDPEQSFEVADEVISHTRKALERGAEAKAEWEKSLQVWREANPERAAEFDRIGKGELPAGWEEKLPVFEPGKSVATRAASGKVLQALGAVIPELWGGSADLAGSNNTTIDKDSSFLPAGNPLPEADPYGRTIHFGIREHSMGAELNGIALHGNTRVYGGTFLVFSDYMRNAVRLSALMHLPVTFVWTHDSIGLGEDGPTHQPVEHLASLRAIPGLNIVRPADANETAIAWREILGRWTKEFGKGQPHGLALTRQGVPAYEPNEDAAKGGYVLFEADGGEPQVILIATGSEVHVAVEAREQLQADGVPTRVVSMPSVEWFEQQDQGYRDSVLPPSVKARVAVEAGIGLTWHKYVGDAGRIVSLEHFGASADGKLLFREFGFTAENVAAKARESLADAQR